A DNA window from Cryptosporangium phraense contains the following coding sequences:
- a CDS encoding MarR family winged helix-turn-helix transcriptional regulator — protein sequence MSFIQRDRPGLMFALLGREANRRLREAHIAHGLTPQQFHILGLLHDHGPLGQTDLAARTQTAASMLVTQLNPLEADGLVSRQRDAADRRRHVVLLTEAGRERLREAGDAQRAVEDELFGVLTAGDRAELTRLLALLRDDMTGGNAHCATPSSLGRPEG from the coding sequence GTGTCCTTCATCCAGCGCGACCGGCCGGGGCTGATGTTCGCCCTTCTCGGACGAGAGGCGAATCGCCGTCTGCGCGAGGCGCACATCGCTCACGGGCTCACCCCGCAGCAGTTCCACATCCTCGGGCTGCTCCACGACCATGGGCCGCTGGGGCAGACCGACCTGGCCGCCCGCACCCAGACCGCGGCGAGCATGCTCGTCACCCAGCTCAACCCGCTGGAGGCCGACGGCCTGGTCAGCCGTCAGCGGGACGCGGCCGATCGGCGTCGGCACGTCGTTCTGCTGACCGAGGCCGGCCGCGAGCGACTGCGCGAGGCCGGCGACGCCCAGCGGGCGGTCGAGGACGAGCTGTTCGGCGTTCTCACCGCCGGTGACCGGGCCGAGCTGACCCGGCTACTCGCGCTTCTCCGCGACGACATGACCGGCGGCAACGCCCACTGCGCCACCCCGTCGTCGCTCGGCCGCCCCGAAGGCTGA
- a CDS encoding histidine kinase, whose product MQLVGRSRILVTAALGVVVVGLEAVEAQRPPELGPVVVAVAFALVAGVLNGFRPGLALPAAWWACGLLWPLGRPGAWGTARVERLGEIAFWIALAVAVGLYVTAVRGAARWAPVLAVPLLPISVVAALLVLATAVVAATLRSRIFQLRVVQRVAELPRPITGDALRAALRQALADPALEIAYWSPGVGVHLDADGHEVPEPEGVAVPDLAVLSVTARRRVLAVLDLITPALAAARLHAVSNAHRTQARALQAGWAERRELEQLLHDSAQTRLSALTVRLGVARSHETDERAGRVLADAQAQLGLALRELRELAHGIHSMTLTESGLGPALDAAASRYGVPALITVPPERLAPDAETLAYYAACWVFANHRRGGVEVVGTLSDGVLRLRIDGADLAGTDSSAMALRIRAAGGLLTISESAVDVTVPSR is encoded by the coding sequence GTGCAACTGGTAGGCCGCTCGCGAATCCTCGTCACCGCCGCGTTGGGGGTCGTCGTCGTCGGACTGGAGGCCGTCGAGGCGCAGCGCCCGCCCGAGCTGGGGCCGGTGGTCGTCGCGGTGGCGTTCGCGCTCGTCGCCGGGGTGTTGAACGGGTTCCGGCCCGGTCTCGCGCTGCCCGCGGCCTGGTGGGCATGTGGTCTGCTGTGGCCGCTGGGGCGGCCCGGAGCGTGGGGTACCGCACGCGTCGAGCGACTCGGGGAGATCGCGTTCTGGATCGCGCTCGCGGTCGCGGTCGGGCTCTACGTGACGGCGGTGCGGGGGGCGGCCCGGTGGGCCCCGGTGCTCGCCGTCCCTCTGCTCCCGATCTCCGTCGTGGCGGCTCTGCTCGTGCTGGCCACCGCGGTGGTGGCGGCGACGCTCCGGTCGCGGATCTTCCAGCTCCGGGTCGTCCAGCGGGTCGCCGAGCTGCCCCGGCCGATCACCGGCGACGCGCTGCGCGCGGCGCTGCGTCAGGCGCTGGCCGACCCCGCGCTCGAGATCGCGTACTGGTCCCCCGGCGTCGGTGTCCATCTGGACGCCGACGGGCACGAGGTACCCGAACCCGAAGGAGTGGCCGTCCCCGACCTGGCGGTGTTGTCGGTCACGGCCCGAAGACGGGTGCTCGCGGTACTCGACCTCATCACTCCGGCGCTGGCCGCCGCTCGCCTGCACGCGGTGTCGAACGCACACCGCACCCAGGCCAGGGCGCTCCAGGCCGGGTGGGCCGAGCGGCGCGAGCTCGAACAGCTCCTGCACGACAGCGCCCAGACCAGGCTCTCCGCGCTGACGGTCCGGCTCGGCGTCGCCCGCAGCCACGAGACCGACGAGCGGGCCGGCCGCGTCCTCGCCGACGCCCAGGCGCAGCTCGGGCTGGCCCTGCGCGAGCTCCGCGAGCTGGCCCACGGCATCCACTCGATGACGCTCACCGAGTCCGGGCTCGGCCCGGCGCTGGACGCGGCCGCGAGCCGGTACGGCGTCCCGGCCCTGATCACCGTGCCGCCGGAGCGTCTCGCCCCGGACGCCGAGACGCTGGCCTACTACGCGGCCTGCTGGGTGTTCGCGAACCACCGACGTGGCGGCGTCGAGGTGGTCGGCACCCTGTCCGACGGGGTCCTGCGGCTCCGGATCGACGGCGCCGACCTGGCCGGCACCGACTCCAGCGCGATGGCCCTGCGGATCCGCGCGGCCGGCGGCCTGCTGACGATCTCCGAGTCCGCGGTGGACGTCACGGTCCCGTCCCGCTAG
- a CDS encoding nitronate monooxygenase yields the protein MPALPPLDLPIVQSPMAGGATTPDLVAAVAGAGALGFVAAGYLSAGQLRDQIAAVRDRTSRPFGVNLFVPWRDTDARTDAYAATLAPDAEKLGVELGTPRWDDDDWAGKLELLLTDPLPVVGLTFGCPAGAVAALRNAGSAVAVTVTTLDEARAAAAAGADALLLQGAEAGAHRGSWTPDAEPVPLRELLDAVKTVTDLPLVAAGGLADRDAVNAVLRAGAWYAQVGTALLRSPESGASPAHKDALVKGETTITRAFTGRRARGLVNEFIRAHESDAIEAYPQVHNLTRPLRAAAAKAGDTDRMALWAGTGHASAQDAPAADIIHALAP from the coding sequence GTGCCTGCGCTGCCCCCGCTCGACCTGCCGATCGTCCAGTCGCCGATGGCCGGCGGCGCCACCACTCCCGACCTGGTCGCGGCCGTGGCCGGGGCCGGGGCGCTGGGGTTCGTCGCGGCCGGGTACCTCAGCGCCGGGCAGCTGCGGGACCAGATCGCGGCGGTCCGCGACCGGACGTCCCGGCCGTTCGGCGTGAACCTGTTCGTCCCCTGGCGGGACACCGACGCCCGGACCGACGCCTACGCGGCCACGCTCGCCCCGGACGCCGAAAAGCTCGGCGTCGAACTCGGCACCCCGCGCTGGGACGACGACGACTGGGCCGGGAAGCTCGAGCTGCTGCTCACCGACCCGCTGCCGGTCGTCGGCCTGACGTTCGGGTGCCCGGCCGGCGCGGTCGCCGCGCTGCGGAACGCCGGCTCGGCCGTCGCGGTGACCGTCACCACGCTCGACGAGGCCCGCGCGGCCGCGGCCGCCGGAGCGGACGCGCTGCTGCTGCAGGGCGCCGAGGCCGGAGCCCACCGCGGGTCCTGGACGCCGGACGCCGAACCGGTGCCGCTGCGGGAGCTCCTGGACGCCGTGAAGACCGTCACCGACCTCCCGCTGGTGGCCGCCGGCGGCCTCGCCGACCGGGACGCCGTGAACGCCGTCCTCCGGGCCGGCGCCTGGTACGCCCAGGTCGGCACCGCGCTGCTCAGAAGCCCCGAGTCCGGCGCGTCCCCGGCCCACAAGGACGCCCTGGTCAAGGGAGAAACGACGATCACCCGCGCCTTCACCGGCCGCCGGGCCCGCGGGCTGGTCAACGAGTTCATCCGGGCCCACGAGAGCGACGCGATCGAGGCGTACCCGCAGGTCCACAACCTGACCCGCCCGCTGCGGGCGGCCGCCGCGAAGGCCGGTGACACCGACCGGATGGCGCTCTGGGCCGGCACCGGCCACGCCTCCGCCCAGGACGCCCCCGCGGCCGACATCATCCACGCGCTGGCCCCCTGA